A stretch of Synechococcus sp. MIT S9220 DNA encodes these proteins:
- a CDS encoding AI-2E family transporter yields the protein MNPSNLLAALTLVVLALLTWQLRWVLLVLFGAVVLAVALDVPVHHLIKRYRLPRPIALLAVLLITIVGGVLVLQLLLPQLINQFEQLTTLLPVLFSQVQALLSNQPLLGELARSLPDQFSWDRIQPFGAQLLGVAGGAANGLVQVLLMSLLAVLLALDPSAHRRILVAATPRPARASMEDLLDQCRTALGGWLAGMTLSALAMFLCTWAGLAILRIPLALLSALVCGLLTFVPTIGPTAATLLPLSLALMISPGTMLQVLVLRLTLQNLEAFVLTPLLLRRTVNLLPTVALTSQLSLGALLGLPGVLLALPLVVVLQVGMEQVVVKQIMDRWS from the coding sequence ATGAACCCAAGCAATCTGCTGGCAGCTCTCACCCTTGTGGTGCTTGCTCTGCTGACCTGGCAGCTGCGCTGGGTGCTGCTGGTGCTGTTCGGTGCGGTTGTACTGGCGGTGGCGCTTGATGTGCCCGTTCACCATTTGATCAAGCGCTACCGACTACCACGTCCGATTGCGCTGCTGGCAGTGCTGCTGATCACAATCGTGGGAGGAGTGCTGGTTTTGCAACTGCTGCTGCCTCAGCTGATCAACCAGTTCGAACAGCTCACAACCCTGTTGCCTGTTCTTTTCAGCCAGGTCCAGGCGCTGCTGTCCAATCAACCCCTGCTTGGAGAACTGGCACGAAGCCTGCCCGACCAGTTCAGCTGGGACCGCATCCAACCTTTCGGAGCTCAATTGCTCGGCGTTGCCGGAGGAGCAGCGAACGGTCTGGTTCAGGTGCTGCTGATGAGCTTGCTGGCGGTGTTGCTCGCCCTGGACCCCTCAGCACACAGACGCATCCTTGTCGCTGCGACACCGCGTCCTGCACGCGCATCGATGGAGGATCTCCTGGACCAGTGCCGGACTGCTCTTGGTGGCTGGCTGGCTGGCATGACTCTCTCCGCCCTGGCGATGTTTCTTTGCACCTGGGCAGGTCTGGCAATTCTGCGCATTCCTCTGGCTCTGCTGTCTGCTCTGGTCTGTGGACTTCTGACCTTCGTGCCGACAATCGGGCCCACAGCGGCAACGCTTCTACCTCTCAGCCTGGCGCTGATGATTTCACCGGGAACGATGCTTCAGGTGTTGGTGCTGCGGCTGACACTGCAGAACCTGGAAGCCTTCGTGCTCACACCGCTGTTGCTCAGGCGGACCGTGAATCTGCTTCCCACAGTGGCTCTCACCTCCCAGCTGAGCCTGGGTGCTCTGCTGGGACTACCTGGCGTGTTGCTGGCGCTGCCACTGGTTGTGGTGCTTCAGGTGGGGATGGAGCAGGTCGTGGTCAAGCAGATCATGGACCGCTGGAGCTAA
- a CDS encoding flavin reductase family protein produces MSLDLDAKKTLLRKIPHGLFICGVAEGDEVNGFTASWVTQGSFEPPLVVMGVRADSTSNGMIQRTRRFSLNVLAADQKNLAATFFKPQSAVGGRFEVAPFELGSLGLPILKDALGGVECELVGELAHGDHTVFIGEVKSAVLHRDGDALELSTTGWQYGG; encoded by the coding sequence ATGTCGCTCGATCTGGACGCCAAGAAGACACTGTTGCGGAAAATTCCCCATGGCCTGTTCATCTGCGGCGTCGCCGAGGGTGATGAGGTGAACGGATTTACGGCCAGCTGGGTCACCCAGGGATCGTTCGAGCCGCCTCTGGTGGTGATGGGTGTCCGTGCCGACAGCACCAGCAACGGCATGATCCAGCGCACACGTCGTTTTTCTCTGAACGTGCTGGCCGCCGACCAGAAGAATCTGGCTGCGACATTCTTCAAGCCCCAGTCGGCAGTGGGCGGCCGTTTTGAGGTTGCGCCCTTTGAGCTTGGCTCCCTAGGTCTGCCGATTTTGAAGGATGCACTGGGTGGTGTTGAGTGCGAACTGGTGGGTGAGCTGGCCCACGGTGATCACACCGTGTTCATCGGAGAGGTGAAATCAGCAGTGCTCCACCGTGATGGAGACGCCCTGGAGCTGAGCACCACCGGCTGGCAGTACGGCGGTTAA